In Plasmodium gaboni strain SY75 chromosome 11, whole genome shotgun sequence, the following proteins share a genomic window:
- a CDS encoding ras-related protein Rab-6, whose amino-acid sequence MDEFQNSGLNKYKLVFLGEQAVGKTSIITRFMYDTFDNNYQSTIGIDFLSKTLYLDEGPVRLQLWDTAGQERFRSLIPSYIRDSAAAIVVYDITNRQSFENTTKWIQDILNERGKDVIIALVGNKTDLGDLRKVTYEEGMQKAQEYNTMFHETSAKAGHNIKVLFKKIASKLPNLDNTNNNEANVVDIQLTNNSNKNDKNVLNKCLC is encoded by the exons ATGGATGAATTTCAGA ATTCGGgattaaataaatacaaacTTGTTTTCTTAGGAgaa CAAGCTGTTGGTAAAACATCTATAATTACAAGATTTATGTATGATActtttgataataattaccag TCCACTATTGGTATAGATTTTTTGAGTAAAACATTATATTTGGATGAAGGTCCTGTACGCTTACAATTATGGGACACGGCAGGTCAGGAAAGATTTCGAAGTTTAATTCCAAGTTATATTAGGGATTCAGCAGCAGCAATTGTTGTATATGATATTACTAATAGACAATCATTTGAAAATACAACAAAATGGATACAAGATATTTTGAATGAGAGAGGAAAAGATGTTATAATAGCATTAGTAGGAAATAAAACAGATTTAGGTGATCTTAGAAAAGTTACATATGAAGAAGGAATGCAAAAAGCTCaagaatataatacaatGTTTCATGAAACAAGTGCTAAAGCAGgtcataatataaaagtattgtttaaaaaaattgcATCCAAATTACCAAATTTAgataatacaaataataatgaagCCAATGTTGTAGATATACAATTAActaataattcaaataaaaatgataaaaatgttttaaataaatgttTATGTTAA
- a CDS encoding hypothetical protein (conserved Plasmodium protein, unknown function), whose translation MNNSKENDSVSKISLKNKNIKLIKVPKFVSNKWLQYNNKDIVGLLGCNNNTDNDITELYVQKDDSDNVKKLRCNKNNTVNTYILKQNVIKLKNTNKGVNSTTGTVNNKNNDYTNSNKGKNNMNNLSKDNSDKNKEFDYVVCADLIKTCDYTYSFLPTLDQDYSSILKERHYKTNVKKQRFTIIETRNEENMDATHTLFKYYTSEDKLNNESKDKNMKNNKRLFTDNDNINSISHSTSKQKAKQSKKMHVFDLDKAKISMFKIFEREGQNGVPFSIFTKSFNIPANHIKGILDEIAIKGKRDSDKKTVYFLKNCMG comes from the coding sequence atgaataattcgaaagaaaatgattcagtatcaaaaatatcattaaaaaataagaatataaagTTAATAAAGGTACCAAAGTTTGTTTCTAATAAATGGttacaatataataataaagatattgTAGGTTTGCTTGGctgtaataataatactgATAATGATATAACAGAATTATATGTTCAGAAAGATGATAGTGACAATGTTAAGAAATTACGttgtaataaaaataatactgtaaatacatatattttaaaacaaaatgtaataaaattaaaaaatacaaataaagGTGTGAATAGTACGACTGGTACagtaaataataaaaataacgATTATACAAATTCAAATAAAGGaaagaataatatgaataatttatCGAAAGATAATTctgataaaaataaagaatttGATTATGTTGTATGTGCTGATCTTATTAAAACATGTGACTATACTTATTCGTTTTTGCCAACATTAGATCAAGATTATTCATCAATATTAAAAGAGAGACATTACAAGACGAATGTTAAGAAACAAAGATTTACTATTATAGAAACTAgaaatgaagaaaatatggATGCTACACATACTctatttaaatattatacatcTGAAGATAAATTGAATAATGAAAgtaaagataaaaatatgaaaaataataaaagattATTTACAGACAATGATAACATCAATTCTATATCTCATTCTACTTCTAAACAAAAAGCGAAGCAATCTAAAAAAATGCATGTTTTTGATTTGGACAAAGCAAAAATTAGTAtgtttaaaatatttgaaaGAGAAGGACAAAACGGTGTGCCCTTTTCTATTTTTACCAAAAGTTTTAATATTCCTGCAAATCACATAAAGGGCATATTAGATGAAATAGCaataaaaggaaaaagagatagtgataaaaaaacagtatattttttaaaaaattgtatGGGTTAA
- a CDS encoding hypothetical protein (conserved Plasmodium protein, unknown function), translated as MKNNEDENSVRSLGCSALMELLNNNELYENNEESCDVSSSNKNYVKEINLFEINNSLENDSIDKKKICYSTRLLNKSSYSKLSEKKIDLINYNLSFNNNIKTDCFKNTYFDTVDKYNLFLSSKGKYKYKNNNNNYYKDYKCLMPYNNKNEIKRDKKNKKNRKNVDLNFFSSQEDINTYTSLRKKKKRNSEIVKNLSAPNKDENISDIEENKLKKRKRKHSYEKNIYANNYMFNNTYEKNNIKLCNLSNKKRTSHNMLCDYIKSPDGIKNFVNKNVKDKIFIKNEVCDKNQNVVDIEICDNEKINKNNINNINIMNNISTNKYNNIINEQNKKKLKIYDKGNVLCPHSIDDNKKWNDNINIENIKYIEIDIYDKNDKYDKNVENFVFLDFIPMTEEYLKIKETINNFKNRKLQDNNTLCKKEDNVYIYSIPKSNLKINAIKKEYEKDMENDIDKNKKTYNNSEQSYIKRTYKDLKKNILSKNIKIINYDYEKNLCYILIRKNSTS; from the coding sequence atgaaaaataatgaagatgAAAATAGTGTAAGGTCATTAGGATGTAGTGCATTAATGGAGTTATTAAATAACAATGAGTTGTATGAGAATAATGAAGAGAGTTGTGATGTAAGTAGtagtaataaaaattatgtaaaagaaataaatttatttgaaataaataatagtCTAGAAAATGATTCtattgataaaaaaaaaatttgttaTTCTACAAGACTGTTAAATAAATCATCATATAGTAAATTaagtgaaaaaaaaattgatttaattaattataatttaagttttaataataatataaagacTGATTGTTTTAAGAATACTTATTTTGATACAgttgataaatataatctttttttatcatcGAAAGGgaaatacaaatataaaaataataataataattattataaggATTATAAATGTTTAATGCCATACAATAATAAGAACGAAATAAAAAgagataaaaaaaataaaaaaaatagaaaaaacgtggatttaaattttttttcatctcAAGAAGATATTAACACATATACTTcattaagaaaaaaaaaaaaaagaaacagCGAAATTGTAAAAAATTTAAGTGCACCAAataaagatgaaaatatttctgatatagaagaaaacaaattaaaaaaaagaaaaagaaaacatagttatgagaaaaatatatatgcaaataattatatgttcaataatacatatgagaaaaacaatataaaattatgtaatttatcaaataaaaaaagaactagccataatatgttatgtgattatataaaatcaCCTGATGGgataaaaaattttgttaataaaaatgtgaaagacaaaatatttataaaaaatgaagtATGTGATAAAAATCAAAATGTGGTTGACATAGAAATATGTGACAATGaaaagataaataaaaataatataaataatataaatattatgaataatatttcaacaaataaatataataatattataaatgaacagaacaaaaagaaattaaaaatatatgataagGGGAATGTACTTTGTCCTCATTCGattgatgataataaaaaatggaatgataatataaatattgaaaatattaaatatatagaaattgatatatatgataaaaatgataaatatgataaaaatgttGAAAATTTTGTGTTCCTTGATTTTATTCCTATGACAgaagaatatttaaaaataaaagaaacaataaataatttcAAAAATAGAAAGCTACaagataataatacattGTGTAAAAAGGAAgataatgtatatatatattctattCCTAAGAgtaatttaaaaataaatgcAATCAAAAAAGAGTATGAAAAAGATATGGAAAATGatatagataaaaataaaaaaacatataacAATTCTGAACAgtcatatataaaaagaacatataaggatttgaaaaaaaacatCTTAAGcaaaaacataaaaattattaactatgattatgaaaaaaatttatgtTACATATtgataagaaaaaattcCACTTcgtaa
- a CDS encoding 60S ribosomal protein L41 translates to MAHGASRYKKSRAKMRWKWKKKRTRRLQKKRRKMRQRSR, encoded by the exons atggCGCATGGAGCAAGCAGGTATAAGAAGTCCAGGGCTAAGATGCGTTGGAAG tGGAAGAAAAAGAGAACCAGACGTTTACAAAAGAAAAGAAGAAAGATGAGACAAAGATCAAGATAA
- a CDS encoding hypothetical protein (conserved Plasmodium protein, unknown function), whose protein sequence is MSEDHSNSNIEDVVLCSQTCNEISSLKDEKEEKEFEKLSSESSDSYYKNKFRFKKNSIEIKKKSLLKNKLKNNDIQEIIKNDPILSNLNKTMISDAEVFDLANKKENKTKFKLENEKKGKKNSTNNKNKNNSVLFLNENLENQDQLNDNKKYKYQLNEQTCDINDISEDILKQENHLTNIDKNEKLEDNDDTLIINEQENKLQLNFIIKEKNKKKKEIKSNEQNKIKQNNQNFNSSILSEIKKNKELSPLSLIKKHGRLINNIEEIYNSNCEQIQNVRDEFAELKNDLNKIMNLINIGQKAVASLK, encoded by the exons atgagTGAGGATCATTCTAATAGTAATATAGAAGATGTTGTTTTGTGTTCACAAACATGTAATGAAATAAGTTCTCTTAAGGATGAAAAAGAAGAGAAAGAATTTGAAAAGCTCTCTTCTGAATCCAGTGATTCgtattataaaaataaatttcgctttaaaaagaattcaattgaaataaaaaaaaaaagcttattaaaaaataaactaaaaaataatgatatacaagaaataataaaaaatgatcCTATCTTAAGTAACCTTAACAAAACAATGATAAGTGATGCTGAAGTTTTTGATCTTgcaaataaaaaagaaaataagactaaatttaaattagaaaatgaaaaaaaaggaaaaaaaaattcaacaaataataaaaataaaaataatagtGTCCTCTTcttaaatgaaaatttagAAAACCAAGACCAACTTAATgataacaaaaaatataaatatcaaTTAAATGAACAAACATGTGATATTAATGATATTTCTGAAGATATATTGAAACAAGAAAATCATCTTACtaatatagataaaaatgaaaaacTAGAGGATAATGATGATACActtattataaatgaacaagaaaataaattacaattaaattttattataaaagaaaaaaataaaaagaaaaaagaaattaaatCCAATGAGcaaaataaaatcaaacaaaataatcaaaattttaattcatCCATATTAAGTgaaataaagaaaaacaaaGAATTATCACCTTTAAGTTTGATAAAAAAGCACGGACGACTA ataaataatattgaagaaatatataacagCAATTGTGAACAAATACAAAACGTAAGAGACGAATTCGctgaattaaaaaatgacctcaacaaaattatgaatttaataaatattgGTCAAAAGGCAGTAGCATCCctaaaataa
- a CDS encoding hypothetical protein (conserved Plasmodium protein, unknown function) yields MEIIKDDIKKKKLKKKLGRRYSNNDNIEQLKNLKKILLNLNVLIDVSKIIIQKNENFDIELLNNVNDRFVEKIYFLLTDKKMNTIPEEELVEFIFLLLKERNEYNNLEKKKNVYNNVQKNITNCPIKNEVTTLIQKINKFYYYFKEFLLKEKYYIKEQKNRNDHDNKDYSNNNNDGDDDNNDDNNNNVDNNNNNNDDNNNNDDDESLFYNKQIIKNNKHTNNLVGKEKKNIKDEVVTTIHNILSCKDLSSNPFNNYNNTFIKNDFNNKNLLYQDVLMDIISSDSEKSITSEKNIMFEKNITCHEKSTPDHFKCDKNIKMSPRNDCQKTICEDTISVSSNDIETLISSNNEYIMTNKYKYVQDKILLSEEESKKYLKEHNNMANDIKNNDIEYNTNNDSINNYLYNKYYINEXXXXXXXXXXEHNNMANDIKNNDIEYNTNNDSINNYLYNKYYINEDHKINDNNNNLNHNENKHIQNVVIENAHINLDDPNEDILLNNNKIIVNEKLYVLRTNDNEIFKKKELNNYLGEAYNDCIINEEAYKNMKHENCDEKKKKKKKTFQNENSNFKEQHLLFCNNLQEQMKYRSDKNLKYDEKLYNNNNNNTDKDKNIVKTTNEQHVHNNLIHDINNIHLSLNPNTLSNSLPQNNYHQMNNSEKKENKPYPHNHNNHIKCNINNIHMKDSNHTEFNLYNKNCSNNNNNNNNNVKKKYIANLNIIHENNLNKSGKNMDDYIASQEEKILFENENNGSEELYIDDCTELLEENIINKNSNNKKKKNEYDESIINTCIEKVVCNIYDNEKVSYDNMNEEKKDENNMEFFLKSEEESLKDFTMKIYNNRNKNYEKEEDNPIEDSNLLGVEPFYEDENNDDDINHFDEDINHFDDDINHFDEDIKHFDEDLTYDQIKINNDNYEDIQNIDMEDYDYASVRNKNEDSIHIYDDEEIYKEKEELNGKKKIFLNNRENDGINTLDINYEIIQSDKDDMNDNYYLYDKNKKENRKNILCEFKKKNNTKGIVNKFNRDILQRIDKKDKNNDNYIKNTTYLSNGNPHIFNDNTTNYKQKENSFNQSDFLLLKKKEQGNSRLKKWLCKINAREKEKEKKIQKKKNESYEKELQNCTFHPTLNNNRIKREGIMKGMNDNNYCDNKYVGDNYNCDNKYVGDNNYCDNNKDYYNYEEEKIYHFNNNSDYKNIQNDTIHNFNIDEKRNDNRKMKKKLNRNKILYLKGMKSKELLLKKKIDYEKEEEKKFKKECIFHPSIKDNVKIFLSDLPNGYNKTVDRIKRGVEEKKRVNDFLQHRIPYINNNANIKNEKQNEGKKYNNNNKNNITQPFSFDKGEYKVKIKPVFFERKIKISENKIACLAIREDEDPLYIVDIFCKIHALKNENKQILYDYILDELKQASFER; encoded by the coding sequence atggaaatCATAAAAGATgacattaaaaaaaagaaactTAAAAAGAAACTAGGAAGACGTTATAgtaataatgataatatagAGCAACTGAAAAATCTTAAAAAGATCCTTTTAAACTTAAATGTTCTTATAGATGTGTccaaaattattattcaaaaGAATGAAAATTTTGACATTGAgttattaaataatgtaaatGATAGGTTTgttgaaaaaatatattttttattaacggataaaaaaatgaacacGATACCTGAAGAAGAATTAGttgaatttatatttttattattaaaagaaagaaatgaatataataatttagaaaaaaagaaaaatgtatataataatgtccaaaaaaatataacgAATTGTcctataaaaaatgaagtGACTACACttattcaaaaaattaataaattctattattatttcaaagaatttttattaaaagaaaaatattatataaaagagCAGAAAAATAGAAATGATCATGACAATAAAGATTattctaataataataatgatggtgatgatgataataatgatgataataataataatgttgataataataataataataatgatgataataataataatgatgatgatgaatccttattttataataagcaaattataaaaaataataaacatacaaataatttggtaggaaaagaaaaaaaaaatataaaagatgaaGTAGTTACTACAATACATAATATTCTCTCTTGTAAAGATTTATCATCTAATccttttaataattataataatacatttataaaaaatgattttaataataaaaatttattatatcagGATGTTCTTATGGATATTATAAGTAGTGACAGTGAAAAAAGTATTACGTCtgaaaagaatattatgtttgaaaaaaatattacatgTCATGAAAAAAGTACACCTGACCATTTTAAATGTGACAAAAACATTAAAATGTCGCCAAGGAATGATTGTCAAAAAACCATTTGTGAAGACACGATCAGTGTTTCTTCAAATGATATAGAAACTTTAATATCTTcaaataatgaatatatcatgacaaataaatataaatatgttcaggataaaatattattatctgAAGAAGAAAGtaagaaatatttaaaagaacATAACAATATGGcaaatgatataaaaaataatgatatagaatataatacaaaCAATGACAGTATcaataattatttatataataaatattatattaatgaaNNNNNNNNNNNNNNNNNNNNNNNNNNNNNAGAACATAACAATATGGcaaatgatataaaaaataatgatatagaatataatacaaaCAATGACAGTATcaataattatttatataataaatattatattaatgaagaccacaaaataaatgataacaataataacCTTAATcataatgaaaataaacACATACAAAATGTTGTTATTGAAAATgcacatataaatttagATGATCCaaatgaagatatattattgaataataacaaaattattgtgaatgaaaaattatatgttttaagaacgaatgataatgaaatatttaaaaaaaaagaattaaataattatctAGGCGAAGCATATAATGATTGtattataaatgaagaggcatacaaaaatatgaaaCATGAAAATTgtgatgaaaaaaaaaaaaaaaaaaaaaaaacttttcaaaatgaaaataGTAATTTTAAAGAGCaacatttattattctgTAATAATTTGCAAGAACAAATGAAATATAGATCtgataaaaatttaaaatatgatgaaaaattatataataataataataataatacagATAAAGACAAAAATATTGTAAAAACAACAAATGAACAACATGTACATAATAATCTTATAcatgatattaataatatacatcTCTCTTTAAATCCTAATACTCTTTCAAATAGTTTACCtcaaaataattatcaccaaatgaataattctgaaaagaaagaaaataaaCCATATCCACATAATCATAACAATCATAttaaatgtaatataaataatattcatatgaaAGATTCCAATCATACTgaatttaatttatataataaaaattgttccaataataataataataataataataatgttaaaaaaaaatatatagctaatttaaatataattcatGAGAATAACCTGAACAAGTCAGGTAAAAATATGGATGATTATATAGCTAGCCAAGAAGagaaaattttatttgaaaatGAGAATAATGGTTCagaagaattatatatagatgATTGTACAGAATTATTggaagaaaatataataaataagaattcaaataataagaaaaagaagaatgAGTATGATGAAAgcataataaatacatgTATTGAAAAGGTTGTctgtaatatatatgataacGAAAAAGTAAgttatgataatatgaatgaagaaaaaaaggatgaaaataatatggaattttttttaaaaagcGAAGAGGAAAGTTTAAAAGATTTTActatgaaaatatataataataggaataaaaattatgaaaaagaagaagataATCCAATTGAGGATTCTAACCTTTTGGGTGTGGAGCCATTTTATGAggatgaaaataatgatgatgatataaatcatttcgatgaagatataaatcatttcgatgatgatataaatcATTTCGATGAAGATATAAAACATTTCGATGAAGATTTAACATATgatcaaataaaaataaataatgataattatgaaGACATACAAAATATAGACATGGAAGATTATGATTATGCAAGTGTAAGAAacaaaaatgaagatagtatccatatttatgatgatgaagaaatatataaggaAAAGGAAGAACTtaatggaaaaaaaaaaatatttttaaacaaTAGAGAAAATGATGGAATAAACACTTTAGATATAAATTATGAGATAATACAAAGTGATAAGGATGATATgaatgataattattatttgtatgataaaaataaaaaggaaaatcGAAAAAATATCCTTTGtgaatttaaaaagaaaaataatacaaaagGTATTGTTAACAAATTTAATAGGGACATATTACAAAGGATTGATAAAAAGGATAAgaataatgataattatataaaaaatactACATATTTAAGTAACGGAAATccacatatatttaatgataataCAACAAATTATAAGCAGAAAGAAAACAGTTTTAATCAAAGTgattttttacttttaaaaaaaaaagagcAGGGAAATAGTCGACTGAAGAAGTGGCTATGTAAAATTAATGCTAgagaaaaagaaaaagaaaaaaaaattcagaagaaaaaaaatgaatcATATGAGAAGGAATTACAAAATTGCACATTTCATCCtacattaaataataacagGATAAAAAGAGAAGGTATTATGAAAGGTatgaatgataataattattgtgataataaatatgtgggtgataattataattgtgataataaatatgtgggtgataataattattgtgataataataaagattattataattatgaagaagaaaaaatatatcatttcAATAATAATTCAGATTACAAgaatatacaaaatgataccattcataattttaatatagaTGAAAAGCGAAACGATAATAgaaagatgaaaaaaaaattaaatcGCAATAAAATACTTTATTTGAAAGGTATGAAAAGcaaagaattattattgaagaaaaaaatagattatgaaaaagaagaagaaaagaaatttaaaaaagaatgtATATTTCATCCTTCTATAAAAGataatgtaaaaatattccTTTCTGATTTACCAAATGGATATAACAAAACAGTGGATAGAATAAAAAGAGGTgtagaagaaaaaaaaagagtAAATGATTTTTTACAACATAGAATCccatatattaataacaatgcaaatattaaaaacgaaaaacaaaatgaaggaaaaaaatataataataataataaaaataatataactCAACCATTTAGTTTTGATAAAGGAGAATATAAAGTAAAAATCAAACCAGTTTTTTttgaaagaaaaataaaaatctcagaaaataaaatagcTTGTCTAGCTATTCGTGAGGATGAGGAtcctttatatattgttgatattttttgtaaaataCATGCActtaaaaatgaaaataaacaaatattatatgacTACATTCTTGACGAATTGAAGCAAGCATCCTTCGAAAggtaa
- a CDS encoding putative ubiquitin activating enzyme (E1) subunit Aos1, producing the protein MEKEKIYDRQLRLWGVKAQNRMMKSNVLVVGLSGINIELCKNLILNGINITIIDNNIVDEEDIENIFFLNEYDDMNEYMSVAIYKELKSINQLINIKGYIGHIDLDKNNIIIEKELIYKDNEIIKENKKEEDCSYNICDYITNYTCVCISCEDYPLYKLTKINEICHEKNIGFFANMCHGKYAFLFSDFGNHIIEESYYKIKNDDNKKKCNDKNIQVQYCTLSHFLKVPFSNLDKKTNEIIYYVFALILYEQDKNINKQNKQIDEKDFLKFYNKLANKTYIQNPTELCKTYKINFSPSCSIMGGVTSQEIRKFISRQHESIPNFCVFDMNQNIVCTSMIK; encoded by the coding sequence ATGgagaaagaaaaaatatatgatcGTCAGCTAAGATTGTGGGGAGTAAAAGCGCAGAACCGGATGATGAAATCTAACGTGTTAGTTGTTGGTTTGAGTGGTATAAATATTGAATTATGTAAGAATTTAATTTTGAATggtataaatataacaataattgataataatatagttgatgaagaagatatagagaatatattttttctgAACGAATATGATGATATGAATGAATATATGAGTGTAgcaatatataaagaattaaaaagtattaatcaattaattaatataaaaggaTATATTGGACATATAGATTTGgataagaataatataataattgaaaaagaattgatatataaagataatgaaataattaaagaaaataaaaaagaagaagattgttcatataatatatgtgattatataacaaattaTACTTGTGTATGTATTTCATGTGAAGATTATcctttatataaattaacaaaaataaatgaaatatgtcatgaaaaaaatataggATTTTTTGCTAATATGTGTCATGGAAAATATgcttttttattttctgATTTTGGAAACCATATAATTGAAGAAtcttattataaaataaaaaatgatgataataaaaaaaaatgtaatgataaaaatattcaagTTCAATATTGTACACTAtctcattttttaaaagtaCCATTCTCTAATTtagataaaaaaacaaatgaaattatttattatgtttttgcattaatattatatgaacaagataaaaatattaataaacaaaataaacaaattgatgaaaaagatttcttaaaattttataataagTTAGCAAACAAAACATATATTCAAAATCCTACCGAATTATGTAAAACTTATAAAATTAACTTCTCACCATCATGCTCTATCATGGGAGGAGTAACTTCTCAAGAAATTAGAAAATTCATATCAAGACAACATGAGTCCATACCTAATTTTTGCGTTTTTGATATGAACCAAAATATTGTTTGCACATCAATgattaaatga
- a CDS encoding putative apicoplast import protein Tic20 → MCRFLTYYYILIYFIIIKNVFSFQPSQKAKIYYVNKIYSNNSINVNRTNISSHVKTYYTLRKNNIINFRKRKILAYATLKSQINNIFHGETDVTIFDKLLASISYILPTIDAIQSFVMPLVNILPIWTHKYLFQIERINQIYSSIPFMSFVTFMGLYFLFVKENKFKFHYFIRYHHMQSLILSMFGYALSLFYFRVFPYSYNDTDIFNLTILYSTMAIYFGSLIIPFFSSLLGYYIEIPVLSEAIKLHIGEKKNQKEDL, encoded by the exons ATGTGTAGGTTTcttacatattattatattttaatatattttataattattaaaaatgtattttcATTTCAACCAAGTCAAAAGGCcaaaatttattatgttaataaaatatattcgAACAATTCTATAAATGTGAACAGAACAAATATCAGTAGTCATgtaaaaacatattataccttaagaaaaaataatatcataaattttagaaaaaggaaaatacTAGCATATGCCACCTTAAAAAGTCAAatcaataatatatttcatgGAGAAACTGATGTAACTATATTCGACAAGTTATTAGCATCCATAAGTTACATTCTTCCTACAATTGATGCCATAcaa TCTTTCGTTATGCCCTTGGTAAATATACTGCCAATATGGACTCAcaa atatttatttcaaaTTGAAAGGATAAATCAGATTTACTCTTCCATCCCCTTTATGTCTTTTGTTACATTTATGGGtttatactttttatttgttaaaGAAAATAAGTTTAAATTCCACTATTTTATCAGATATCATCATATGCag AGTTTAATATTGTCCATGTTTGGATATGCACTCTCCTTATTTTATTTCCGAGTATTTCCCTACTCTTATAATGACACAGATATTTTTAACTTAACCATTTTATATTCTACTATGGCTATATATTTTGGTTCTTTAATCATTCCCTTCTTCTCATCATTACTTGGATA CTACATAGAAATACCCGTTTTGTCAGAAGCTATTAAACTACACATaggagaaaaaaaaaatcaaaaagAAGATTTATAA
- a CDS encoding putative mitochondrial large subunit ribosomal protein — MIANIFHKNIHINKSLNISNTFFSYFNKRSVLQTKFKKKNDTSYNLPFKVSRTISGNLPVYPKIRRHGTIVTTIVRHIYGDIKVFKDHLRNICEAPVREHVGYIEVKGLHTLKIKQWLQHIGF; from the exons atgattgcaaatatttttcataaaaatatacacataaataaaagttTAAATATTAGCAACAcctttttttcttattttaataaaagaagTGTTCTTCAAACAaagtttaaaaaaaaaaatgatacaTCCTATAACTTACCATTTAAG GTAAGTAGAACTATTTCAGGAAATTTGCCAGTGTACCCAAAAATTAGAAGACATGGTACCATTGTCACTACAATAGTTAGGCACATTTATGGAGatataaaa GTTTTTAAAGATCATTTGAGAAATATTTGTGAAGCCCCAGTAAGAGAACATGTTGGTTATATAGAAGTAAAAGGATTACACactttaaaaataaaacaatgGCTACAACACATTGgcttt